A single window of Pseudomonas lijiangensis DNA harbors:
- a CDS encoding DUF4123 domain-containing protein, which produces MQSDLLSPTAWLAEQPLQPGERLYLIISAASDAEPLKAFYQQSHAPQLIPIWSGTPYADWQPVMPYLVELKPDAGFMQWIAETDAQDWGWLAVSRSEPDTVFEHLRSLTQVKMPDETEVFFRFWDGRHIYPILKGLGDSAGELMPMFERYLINGRSLEVAPRSVPKAKDWPWWEVPQTLLDGLMAENPSTIIDNMMQWLLDEHAELYFSFPESNLREKVARFVKRTPLKEENFTGLLKAHLENEVAA; this is translated from the coding sequence GTGCAATCTGATCTTTTGAGCCCAACGGCATGGCTGGCAGAACAGCCGCTGCAACCAGGCGAGCGCCTGTACCTGATCATCAGTGCGGCCAGCGACGCCGAGCCCCTCAAGGCCTTCTACCAGCAAAGCCATGCGCCGCAACTGATCCCGATCTGGAGCGGCACACCTTACGCCGACTGGCAGCCCGTGATGCCCTACCTTGTCGAGCTGAAACCCGATGCTGGCTTCATGCAATGGATCGCCGAAACTGACGCTCAGGATTGGGGCTGGCTCGCCGTATCGCGCTCGGAACCCGATACCGTATTCGAACACCTGCGCAGCCTGACCCAAGTGAAAATGCCCGACGAAACCGAGGTGTTTTTCCGGTTCTGGGATGGGCGGCATATCTATCCGATCCTGAAAGGGCTGGGTGATTCGGCGGGTGAACTGATGCCGATGTTCGAGCGCTATCTGATCAATGGCCGCAGTCTGGAAGTCGCGCCAAGGTCGGTGCCGAAAGCGAAGGACTGGCCGTGGTGGGAAGTGCCTCAGACACTGCTGGATGGCCTGATGGCTGAAAACCCGTCAACCATCATCGACAACATGATGCAGTGGTTGCTGGATGAACATGCCGAACTGTACTTCTCGTTCCCCGAATCCAACCTGCGAGAAAAAGTGGCGCGCTTCGTGAAGCGCACGCCGCTCAAGGAAGAAAACTTTACCGGGCTGTTGAAGGCTCATCTGGAAAATGAG